The nucleotide window CACGTGAAAGGCACCTCACCTCCCCACAGATAAACCTAGATAGCCTCAGGAGTATTGCCCTTTAAAGACCGACCGGGTATGGAAGTAAGTTAAAATTGCTCGCCACGGGTTGACCGTCCTTCGGGGAGGTAGTTGTAAAGAGCTTTATATACTAGTAAATAGTAAAGTGGACCTATGGAGAGGGTAAAGGTAACGAGGGGCTACCAAGTGACTATCCCCGCCTCAATAAGGAGCAAGATCGACATAAGGGAAGGCGACGTATTTGAGGTCTACTTAAACGGCGACGAGATCGTACTGAGGAAAGCCAGGACGCAGAGGCCCAGAGTAAAGCTCGGTAGGGAATTATCACTAGAAGATATCGAGGGAGCGATAAGGCGCGGAGAGGGAGAGAGCTATAGTCGACACTAACGCGGTCGTATAAGACTATGTAGAGGACTCAGCACACCACAAAGAAGCCGAGGCAACCCTGTACTCCTCGGACAAATGGGTGGTCCCAGTAATCGTTGCCCACGAACTGGTCTGGTTTTTAGAAGGCATGGGACTGGAGGACAGGCTCGGCGACATTACAGCATACTCACAGCACCGAAGAGCGGAGGTGGTTTACGACTGCGGTGACCACATAACTGGAGCCATAGAGGTCTTAAAGAAAGAAAAAACTCCCCGTTTCGGATTATAAGGACATGGTCATACTCTCCCACGCGGTACGCGAAAGACACTCCCTAGCTACGTTTGACAAACGACTATCGAGACCCGCGGAAAGGTACGGCGTGGAAGTCATTTCTAGATGCCAAGGGAACAAAACTCTTTTCCCTAAAATACGCCATAGCCAAATCAGAATAATTTTAGAAACCGCAAACCGTTTACTTCTAAATAATTAAAAGTCCTGTACGAGAACGAGGCACAATTTTTTTAAGACACGATGTCGCGGTCATCATACTTTGACGTACTTAAGGGTCTTAACCGAGGTCGGTGACCCCCAAACTCGTTTCAACGGGTCAGAGGAGCGGCGAGGAGGGAAGCCAGTTAGTGAACACCTAAGTTCACACACGCGTTTCAACGGGTTAGAGGAGCCCTCCTTGATCTACCGGCCAGTTAACCCCGTGAAGCTTAGCCTTCACTTTGCAGTGTCCGTTCCCTTTTGGCACCAGAATTTTAAGCTGACCTGAAGTAAAGCCTAAAGACCTTATAAGTGTTATCAGTCAGTTCGTATTGTTAAGGAAAACAGGGTAACTACCATTTCCTCGAAATTAAGAGTATTAATTTTGCAAGGGTCGTAAGACCCATCTTACGGAACCACATAAAACCTCGTAACCCCTTCTAGTAAACGTTACTAAAGTATGTTTGTCCCTCCTTCTAAACCTCTCCCAAGATAGTATTAGATAGAATAGCCCTTAAGAATAATCTTGTTTTTTAGTACTAATTCTTTGTAGAATCTAATCGGCATTTGAGAACACTCCCAACCGAAGTTACCTTTTTTCCTATATTTGAGTTCTAAGTCCCTAAGGCAGTGCTATAAACCTCCCTAGAACTTCTTTGCCCCGCTACTGTCTCCCAGTTTCAAGTCCCCAAGGGAATGCTACAAACACGAATTTTTGGTATTTTTTATAAGCTCTAATATTATTGTTTCAAGTCCCCAAGGGATTGCTACAAACAATCGTACTAGAATTATTATCGCTGATATCCCATCGTTTCAAGTCCCCAAGGGAATGCTACAAACAATGTATTATGACCCTATCACAGAACGATATATACGTTTCAAGTCCCCAAGGGAATGCTACAAACAGAAAAGCATTAAGAGGGAATTAGGATGGCAAGAGGTTTCAAGTCCCCAAGGGAATGCTACAAACGACTAGGAGTAGGAGGTATCTTAGCAGCGTTCAAAAGTTTCAAGTCCCCAAGGGAATGCTACAAACGAGAAGGTGTTTTAGGGCTAAGGTAAATGGAGTGTGTTTCAAGTCCCCAAGGGAATGCTACAAACAGAAGGACTTAGAGGACTTCATAAAAAGAAAGGACGAAAGTTTCAAGTCCCCAAGGGAATGCTACAAACGTCCTCGTTTTCAGCCCACACATATATGAACTGTATGTCGTTTCAAGTCCCCAAGGGAATGCTACAAACAAAGCGATATATCCCCGATGGCGGAGGAGTGCACTAGTTTCAAGTCCCCAAGGGAATG belongs to Stygiolobus caldivivus and includes:
- a CDS encoding AbrB/MazE/SpoVT family DNA-binding domain-containing protein; this translates as MERVKVTRGYQVTIPASIRSKIDIREGDVFEVYLNGDEIVLRKARTQRPRVKLGRELSLEDIEGAIRRGEGESYSRH